The following proteins are co-located in the [Limnothrix rosea] IAM M-220 genome:
- a CDS encoding tRNA (5-methylaminomethyl-2-thiouridine)(34)-methyltransferase MnmD — MVLDPKITEDGSYTFFSDEFQEHYHSFAGAKREAEEKFLIPCRIATQARTKSTLRLLDICYGLGHNTAAALTKIWQVNPACRVEVIALERDPAIAPTAFKNNLLSPWSSEVAVLLGELSHRFEVQTEKLAAQLLIGDARQTIQLAIAQNFQADAIFLDPFSPPKCPQLWTVEFLKLVAQCLDKQSYLATYSCAAAIRQAMTLANLKFGGTPGVGRRSPGTLARFTTEHLEPLSQQEIEHLKTRAAIPYRDPDLKGDRQTILERRILEQQQTTLESTSQWKKRWLKK; from the coding sequence ATGGTACTTGATCCAAAAATCACTGAGGATGGCTCTTACACTTTTTTTTCTGATGAATTTCAAGAGCATTATCATTCCTTTGCGGGAGCTAAACGGGAAGCGGAGGAGAAGTTTTTAATTCCCTGTCGCATTGCGACTCAAGCGCGGACAAAATCAACCTTGCGATTGTTGGATATTTGCTATGGGTTGGGGCACAATACGGCGGCGGCACTGACGAAAATTTGGCAGGTAAATCCGGCTTGTCGGGTGGAGGTGATTGCTTTAGAGCGAGATCCGGCGATCGCCCCGACAGCCTTTAAAAATAATTTATTAAGTCCTTGGTCGTCAGAGGTGGCAGTACTTTTAGGGGAGCTGAGTCATCGTTTTGAAGTGCAAACAGAAAAGCTCGCTGCTCAACTTCTGATTGGGGATGCCCGCCAAACAATCCAACTGGCGATCGCCCAAAACTTTCAAGCCGATGCTATTTTTCTTGACCCCTTTTCCCCGCCAAAATGTCCCCAATTATGGACAGTAGAATTTTTAAAATTAGTGGCACAGTGTCTGGATAAACAGAGTTATCTCGCGACCTATTCCTGTGCGGCGGCTATTCGACAGGCCATGACATTAGCCAATCTAAAATTTGGTGGGACTCCCGGCGTGGGTCGGCGATCGCCCGGTACATTAGCGCGTTTTACCACAGAACATTTAGAGCCATTATCCCAACAGGAAATTGAACATCTTAAGACCCGTGCGGCTATTCCCTATCGTGACCCAGATCTAAAGGGCGATCGCCAAACGATTTTAGAAAGACGCATTTTAGAACAACAGCAAACCACTCTTGAATCAACCAGCCAATGGAAAAAACGTTGGCTAAAAAAATAG